The uncultured Mailhella sp. genome segment GCGGACTTAGCGAGAACTTTGCGCCGCAGTGACGGGAACTCTCCTGCGCTTTTTGCAAGGGGCCGGCTGCGACGCAAAAAAAAACGCCTTCCCCGGAAGAGGAAGGCGCTTATGCGTTCAGGCCGAAGCCGAAGGCTTAGATTCTGCCGTAGGAGGCGAGCGTTTCGCGCAGAAGCGCGACGGTCTTTTCGCTGGCGCTGCACAGCGGCAGGCGCACGTCGGGCTGCATGCGGCCCATGAGGGCGAGCGCCGTCTTGCAGGGAATGGGATTGCTTTCGGCAAACATGGCGCGGTTCATGGGTTCGAGCTTGTAGTGCAGGCGGCGGGCTTCTTCGTAGTCGCCGCGTTCGCAGGCCGCAGTGAGGGCGGACATCATGTCGGGCAGCACGTTGGCCGTCACGGAAATGACGCCCTTGCCGCCCACGGCGTAGGTGGGCAGCACGGTGAAGTCGTCGCCGGAGAGCAGGATGTAGTCGGCCGGGCACTGTTCGAGGATGTTGGATATCTGCACCAGGTTGGCGGTGGCTTCCTTGCAGCCGATGACGTGCTCAAGTTCGCGGGCCATGCGGGCCTGGGTGGCGGGCAGCACGTTGGAGCCGGTGCGGCCGGGCACGTTGTACACGAACATGGGCAGGGCGACTTCGTCGTTGATGGCCTTGAAGTGCTGGAAGATGCCCTCCTGCGTGGGCTTGTTGTAGTAGGGGGAGATGAGCAGGGCGGCGTCGGCGCCGGCCTTTTTGGCGAAGCGGGTGAGGCTGATGGCTTCTACCGTATTATTGGAGCCTGCGCCGGCGATGACCGGCACGCGGCCCTTTACCTGATCCACGCAGATGCGGATGGCGGATTCATGTTCGGCATGGGTCATGGTGGCGGATTCGCCGGTGGTGCCGCAGGGCACCACGCCGTTCACGCCCTGTTCAATCTGCCATTCAATGTGGGCGCGGTAGGCCTCTTCGTCGATGGTGCCATTCTTGAACGGGGTAAGCAGAGCAGTTATCGTACCGTGAAACATGTTTTTCTCCGAGCGGGATAAATTTGGATGAAGAAAGATTTCCAGACGACTGGGCCCCGGACGGTCAGAATTTCAACAGGCTGAACATGCTGGGATCAAGGACGCCCGTGAAGACGCGGGCCACGGCGCCGGACAGAAAGATCGAATCTCCCGCAAGTTCAATGCCCAAGAGCTCCTTACCTGAAGTAGTGACATTGACGCAGGCGTCCGTCAACCCAAGTGCATGAGCGATACAAGTGGAGGCCGCCGCGCCGGTGCCGCAGGCCAGAGTTTCGCCTTCCACGCCGCGTTCGTAGGTGCGCACGTGAATGGCGTCCCTGCCGGTGACGGTGATGAAGTTCACATTGGTGCCCTTGGGCGCGAAGTGTTCATGATAGCGGAAGATGCGGCCGAGGCGGTCCACATCGATCTTGTCGCAGTCTTCGCACACGATGACGGCGTGCGGCACACCGGTGTTCACGAAATTGACGTCCCAGGTCTTGCCGTCGGCTTCGAGGGGAGTGTGCAGCACCATGCCTTCGGGATGGGTGAGTTCCACGCGGGCGCGGCGGTTTTCCACGTCAACCTCGGCGTGGATGAGGCCGGCGTCGGTGCCGAAGCACTGCTTGCGGCCCGCAAGACCGAGATCCACGGCCAGCCACGAGGCGCAGCGCGAGGCGTTGCCGCACATTTCGGCGCGGGAGCCGTCGGCGTTGTAGAAGTGCCAGATGAAGTCGCCTTCGCGGTCTGCGGGGGTATTGTCGAGGAAGAGCAGGCCGTCTGCGCCTATGCCCGTCTTGCGGTTGCACAGAATGACGGCCCACGAGGCCATCTGCGGCACGCTCACGCCCGCTTCTCTGTTGTCGATGAAAATGAAGTCGTTGCCGCAGCCGTGCATTTTATGGAAGCGTATGTCTTTCATGGCAGTTGTCCGGAAAGGGCCGCGCGTGCGGTCCGGAGAGTTTTTTACTGAAGCCGGTTCCACACGAATCGGATATAGGGTTGCATGACGGTGAGCGCCTTTTCCGCCGTGAGCGGAAGCGTGGCTCCGGCGGCGTTGCGGTGACCGCCGCCGCCGAACTGGGCAGCCACGTCCCGCACGTTGTCCTTGCCCGAGGAGCGGAGGCTGGCCTTTGACTCCACCTTGCCGTTCTTTTCCTCTTCGCGCAGCATGAGGGCCACGCGCACGCCGGAGAGGCGGCGCAGCTGCTCCACAATGCCTTCCGAGTCTTCGCGGCTGGCGTTGCATTCGCGCAGATCCTCAAGCGTGATGAGCGCCGCGGCAAGACGACCGTCTTCGAGAATGCGCGCGTTCTGCATGGCGCGCCCCCACAGGCGCAGGCGGGCTTCGGTCCAGTTGTTTTCCATGCACTCGCGCAGATGCGAGAGCTTGAGGCCCTGTTCCGCCATTTCGGCCACAAGGCGCAGGGCTCCGGGCGTGGTGTTGCCGTAGCTGAAGTTGCCGGTGTCGGCGGAAATGGCCACGTACAGCGCTTCGGCGATGGCGCCGTTCAGCGTCACGCGCAGCGCCTTGGCGATGTAGGCCACCATTTCGCCCGTGGCGGCCATGCCGGGATCCACCCAGTTGGCTTCGGTGCCGAAGCGCGGATTGGCCAGGTGATGGTCGATGTTCACGGTGGGCACGCGGTCGAGCAGGGGCTGGATGGTCTCGCCGAGTCTGGCCCTGTCGCCGCAGTCGAGGCAGACCACGAGGTCGGGCTCGCAGGGCAGCTTGTCCAGGCTGGAGAGCACCGGGCCGGGCAGGGTGAGGAACTTCAGGCAGGGAGCCATGCCGTCTTCGTTGAACACGAGAGCTTCCAGACCGATGGCGCGCAGCGCCCAGGCCATGGCAAGGCTTGAGCCCATGGCGTCGGGGTCGGGATGCGCATGCGCGGCGATGAGCACGCGCTTGTGCTTCCGGAGAGCGGAAAGCACTTCTTCGGGAACGGGAGTGGTTTCAGTCGTCATAGAAAAACTCAAGGTCGCTGTAGACCATTTCTTCTTCGCACACGGCTTCCATCATGAGCAGGCACTTGTCCATGCGCGACTGCATGTGCCTTTCGCTGTTGCTTACCGATACGACCTGAAGCCGGAGCCTGACCAGCGATTCTTCGGTTCCGGCTTCGGCGACGGCCACGTTGAAGGTGTTGCGCACCTTCTGCTTGAGGCTGTTCGCCACACGGCGCTTGCCCTTGAGGGAGTCGTTGCCGTGCAGAGCGTATTCCACGGTGAGAACGCCTATGACCATGCCGTGCGCCTTGTCAGGAGCGATAGTCGGAGTTGAGGGAAACGTAGCCGTGGGAAAGGTCGGAGGCGAGCAGACGGGCTTCGCCCTTACCGTCGCCGAGCACGATGTCGAGCGGCAGATCAACCTTCTTGAGCGGTTCTTCGAGCAGTGCGTCGAAGTCCAGATCGGTGGGGCGTCCGTTGCGGAAGAGCTCCACGCCGCACAGCGTGACGCGCAGCGCCATGGGATCGAAATCCACGCCTGCGCGGCCGGCTGCGGCCACGATGCGGCCCCAGTTGGGATCGCGTCCGAACATGGCCGTCTTCACGAGCTGGGAATGACCCACGGTGCGGGCCACCTTTTCGGCGTCCGCGTCGCAGGCGGCGCCGGTCACATGAATGTGCATGACCTTGGTGGCTCCTTCGCCGTCCTTCACGAGCATGTAGGCAAGTTCGCCGAGCACTTCGGTGAGGGCGCTTTCCAGAAGCGGCAGTTCTTCTTCGGTCACGGTCACGCCGGAAGCGCCGTTGGCCAGGCCGTAGAGAGAATCGTTGGTGGAGGTGTCGCCGTCGACGCTCACGCGGTTGAAGGTGGCGTCCGCGGCGCGGCGGAACATGGCGCGCCAGACGGCGGGATCCACGGAAGCGTCGCACATCACGAGGGAGAGCATGGTGGCCATGTTCGGGCAGATCATGCCCGCGCCCTTGGCCACGCCGGCGAGACGCACCGTGCCGCCGGAAAGGGAAAGCTCGCGTCCGGACATCTTGGGATAGGCGTCGGTGGTCATCATGGCGCGGGCGAGGCCCTCGATGTCCACCTTGCCGAGCGAGGCCACGAGGGCGGGAACGGCGGCGGCCCATTTGTCCATGAGCATCTGTGCGCCGATCACGCCGGTGGAGGCGGGAAGCAGCTCGTCGGCGGAAACGTTTTCGCCCGCTTCGCGCAGGGCGGCGCTCACCATGGCGAGGGTGCGCAGGCAGTTTTCCCGCCCCTGTTCGCCGGTGCAGGCGTTGGCCTGGCCGGAGTTGAAGAGCACGCCGCGCACGCCCTTTTCATCGGAATGCTTGATGTTTTCCTGAGAAACGAGCACGGGGGCGGCCCGGAAAAGATTGGTGGTGAACACGCCTGCGGCGGTGGCGGGCACGTCGCTGAAGGCGAGGGAAAGATCATTGCGGTCGAGATGCTTGCCCCGGAAATCGGCGTTGGCCGCGGCGAGGCGGAAGCCCTGAGGTATCTGGATCATGGAAAGTTCTCCGTTCCTTTGGAAAATGCCTTTCCAATCTGCCACACTTGCCCGGCAGGCGCAAGCAGCGCAAGGCCCGGAAGGGAGATTACCAGTGGAAAAGACAGTGAAAATCAGGGGGGGTAAAAAGGAGAAAGAGCCTTCTTGCGCGAGCTTTCCCGCCGTGCTAATCTCCGCTCGTTCTTTGCGAACGCCCCCAGACCTTCAACCCGGCCTTGCGCCCTTGTGACACCCATGTCTGAAAACTCTGGAAAGAAAGGCAGTTCCATGTTTCGCGACTACGGCGAAGCGCTGCTGACGGCAGTGGTGCTGGCTCTTGTCATCCGAACCTTTTTTCTTCAGGCGTACACCATTCCTTCCGGTTCCATGCTGCAGACCGTGCAGATCGGCGACTACGTTCTGGTCAACAAGTTCGTGTACGGCGTGAAGATTCCCTTTACCGACAAATACCTGTTCCGCGGCGAGGATCCGCAGATAGGCGACATCATCGTGTTCAAGTATCCCCGCGATCCCAGCACCGACTACATCAAGCGCGTGGTGGGACTTCCCGGCGACGTCATTGAAATGCGCAACAAACAGTTCTACCGCAACGGCGAGCCCGTGAAGGAAGACTACATTCAGCAGCTCTACCCCAACGTGATCGGCAGACTCGACAACATCGGTCCCGTGACCGTGCCCCCGGATTCCTACTTCGTCATGGGCGACAACCGCGACAATTCCGAGGATTCCCGCGCCTGGGGCTGCGTGCCGCGCTCCTACATTCACGGCAAGGCCTGGCGCATTTACTGGTCGTGGGACGGCGACACCCATACGCCGCGCCTTGGCCGTCTCGGCCATCTTGTCGAATAGCGGTCCGAACCATTTCTCCTTCGGGGCGACTCTCCCGGAACGCGCCGCTTCGGGAGAGCCGTTGTTTTTTCTGAACAGGGCCCTGCGCCCCTGAACGCTCCGGCGCGTCGGCCGCGCAGGCTGCCGCGTGCCCGTTGCCGGTCGTACAATGTCAACCTTCGGAAGGATGCTTTCGTGCAGCGAATTCCCGAACCTCTGAAAAATCTCGTGGACCAGCTCGCCCGCCTGCCCGGGCTCGGGCCCAAGTCTGCCATGCGCGCCGCCATGACTCTGCTCAAGTGGCCCGAAGCCGAAGTGCGCCGACTGGGCAAAAGCGTGTACGAGCTGCGCGACACGCTTCATCTGTGCAGCCGCTGCGGCGGCCTTTCCGATTCCGATCCGTGCCCCATCTGCGCCGATCCCGAGCGCGACGAAACCCAGCTCTGCCTTGTGGCCGAGTGGGACAGCATGCTCACCATGGAAGAGGGCAATTTCTACAAGGGCTATTACATGATTCTCGGCGGCCTTCTTGCGCCGCTCGATCACAGCCCCGCGGAGACACTGGAAATGGATCGTCTGCGCGCCCGCCTTGCCGAAGGCCGGGTGAAGGAGCTCATCCTCGCCCTCGGAGCCACGGCCGAAGCCGAAGCCACGGCCACCTTCGTGAAGGAACAGGTGAGCGCGCGCTTTCCCGAAGTGCGCGTCACGCGGCTTGCCCAGGGCATTCCGCTGGGCGCCGAAGTCAAATACATGGACAGGGAAACGCTGCGCCAGTCGCTGCGCTACCGTCAGGCTCTGTAGCGGCCGCACGCCGCGCGTTTGCCGGGCGCTTCCCGGCCTCACCCGAATGTCAACGTCATGGAGATAGCATGGCCTTTTATTTTGCTCCCCGCGAGGCGAGAACCACGCTGACCTGCCCCGACTGCGGAAAGCCGCTGGACATCCGCCGCACCTGTCATGAGGCGTACATGCAGTGTTCCGCCTGCCGACGCACCTTTCCGCTCAAGCAGTTCATCAGTCAGATGGACGAAGTGATGGAAGAATTCCTCGAACGGCTGTACGCCGACCGCGTGTAGCCTCTCTGCGGGAGACGCCCCTCCGGCGGCCTTCCGCCCAAGGAGCAACTATGAGCTCTCGCCGTTCTTCATTTGCGGCCTTCCAGCCGCTTGTGGACATCGCGCTGTTCGTTTTTGTCAACACGGCGCTGTTCTTTGCCGCCCGACTGGCGCTTCTCTACTTTCTTCTGCCCGACATCACCGAACGCGGGCACATTCTCCACGCCCTTTACATAGGCCTCAAGTTCGACGCGCGCATGGCGGTGTTCATGGCGCTGCCTCTGGCCTTCTGTCTGCTCTGGCCGCGCCTTGAACGCGCCGTCTCGCGCGAGGGCGCGTCGTTTGCGCGGAAGGCGCTCTGCCTCGTCACCGGCCTGATGGCCGCCGGAGCCATGCTCGTCTATGTGTTCGACTTCGGCTTCTTCTTCTATCTGCATCAGCACATCGACATGGGCGCGAAGGTCTTTCTGGAAGACCCCTCGGAATCCGTGCGCATGGTGTGGCAGAGCTATCCCGTGCCGCTCATCGTTGCGGCCTTCGCCGTGGCGGAAGCGCTTTACGTGTGGCTGTTTGCGCGTTTTCTGCGCTCCCACGCGGCGTTCCCCATCCGTCCGAAAATGGGCGGGGAAGGCTGCACCCGCAAGTGGCGCGCCTTCATCACCACGGCCTCGCTGGTCATGCTCTTCATCGTGGGCTACGGACAGATCAGCTCCAACTTCTTCCCCCTGCGCTGGAGCAACGCCTATTTCAGTTCGGACAAGAACATCGCCATTCTGGCCGTGAACCCCATCCAGAACCTTTACGACACCCGCAACTACGGCAAGGCGCTTCCGCCGAACATCGAGGCCACCCGCGAGGCCTGGCCCCGCATGGCCGCGTACCTGCGCGTTCCCGAAGGCGCGGAGCCGCTCACCTACGTGCGGCATTTCCCCGGCAGGGCCATGGAAAAGCGCCCGAACATCGTGATTCTCATCATGGAATCCCTGTGCTGGGAGCGCACGTCCCTCGCGCCTTCCATGCCCGCTTCCCTCGGCCCGGATATTGATCCCACGCCGTTTCTCAGGGAACTGGCCCCGAAGAGCCTCTATTACCCCAATTTCTATTCGCCCACCCGCACCACGGCCCGCGCCGTGTTCACCACCATCAGCGGCGTGCCGGACGTGAACCATTCCGGCGGCACCACGTCGCGCAATCCCAAGCTGGTGGATCAGTCTTCGGTGTTCAATGAATTCGCGGGCTACGAGAAGTATTACATGATAGGCGGAAACGCCAACTGGGCCAACATCCGCGGCATGCTTCAGCACAACGTGGAAGACCTGCACCTTCTGGAGGAATCGGCCTGGGAAGCCCCCAACACCGACGTGTGGGGCGTGTCCGACATCGCCATGTTCCGCGAAGCCGTGGACGTGCTCTCCGGCAGCGACAAGCCCTTCATTTCCGTGATTCAGTCGGCCTCGTTTCACCGGCCCTACACCATTCCCGACGACAACGAAGGCTACGTGTCTCCGCCCGATCCCTCGCCCGAGGCTCTGGCCTGGTACGGCTACGAAAGCGCCGAGGAATTCCGTTCCCTGCATCTTTCCGATCACGCCCTGCGCCGCTTCTTCGACAAGGCCTCGAAGCAGCCGTGGTTCAACGACACCGTGTTCGTCATCATGGGCGATCACGGCCTGAACAACAATTCCACCAACATCACTCCCGCCGTGCGCGCGTGCAACCTTCAGGCGTGGCACATTCCGCTGCTCATCTACGCGCCGGGCGGTCAGGTGAAGCCGGGCGTGAATCCGGCTCCGCACATTCAGCCGGACGTTCTGCCTTCCATGGCGGCGCTGGCTGGTCTGGACTTCTACACCAACACGCTGGGCCGCAATCTTTTCGACCCCGCCAACGACGCCGACGCCGTGGCCTTCATCAGCGACACCGACAGCGTTCACTACCTGCTGGAAGACGGCTACGTGTACGCCGTACGTCCGAAGGGCGACGCCCTGTACCGTCTGGACGAGCGCACGCCCGACAACAACGCCCGCGATCTGCGGGCCGAGGAGCCGGAAAGGGCGGCCTCCATGCGGCAGAAGCTCATGGATTTCTACTACACGTCGCAGTACCTCCTGCACAACAACGGCAAGGATCGCATTGCGGCCGCGCGCGCCGCGGCAAAGGACGCGGGAAAATAAGCCATGAAGACCGTGACCATTCACACCGACGGCTCCTGCCTCGGCAATCCCGGCCCGGGCGGCTGGGCCGCCGTGCTGACGTGCGAGGGCTCGAAGGGCCCGGCCAGACGCGAAATGAGCGGCGGCTTTGCCCGCACCACGAACAACCGCATGGAGATCCTGGCCGTGCTGGAGGCGCTCGGCGCGCTTCGCGAGCCCTGCGTGGTCGAGCTCTACACCGATTCGCAGTACGTGGCCAAGGCCATCAAGGACCGCTGGCTGGCGGGCTGGCTGCGCAACAACTGGCTGACTTCGGCCAAGAAGCCGGTGAAGAACCAGGATTTGTGGAAGCGCATGCCCGAGCTCCTTTCCCGGCACGAGGTGCGTTTTCACTGGCTCAAGGGCCATGCTGGACACGCGGAAAACGAGCGCTGCGACGAACTGGCCCGGACGGAGGCTTCCCGGAAGGATCTGCCCGAGGACGTGGGCTTTTCCGACTAGCGTTTGACCTGCGGAAGCGGTGAGCGCCGCTTTCGTTGCGGGCGACCGCCTTTGATGACGGTCATGCGACCCACAGATGCGCGGGGAGCACGTCGGAAGGCACTGGCGCCGCACTCTGGAACGTCGTTTATGCATGCTTGTCGCGGCGGACGCAGAAAAAACGTTCGCCGCGGCTTTTTTGCGCCCGCCGCCTTCGGAGCGGAAGCGGCCGCGGGCTGTTTCGCCAGGGTTTCTGCGCGTGCTTTCCTCCAAAAGAAATGTGGAAAAAAAGAGGGTTG includes the following:
- a CDS encoding DUF503 domain-containing protein; protein product: MVIGVLTVEYALHGNDSLKGKRRVANSLKQKVRNTFNVAVAEAGTEESLVRLRLQVVSVSNSERHMQSRMDKCLLMMEAVCEEEMVYSDLEFFYDD
- the lepB gene encoding signal peptidase I, translating into MSENSGKKGSSMFRDYGEALLTAVVLALVIRTFFLQAYTIPSGSMLQTVQIGDYVLVNKFVYGVKIPFTDKYLFRGEDPQIGDIIVFKYPRDPSTDYIKRVVGLPGDVIEMRNKQFYRNGEPVKEDYIQQLYPNVIGRLDNIGPVTVPPDSYFVMGDNRDNSEDSRAWGCVPRSYIHGKAWRIYWSWDGDTHTPRLGRLGHLVE
- a CDS encoding dual CXXC motif small (seleno)protein → MAFYFAPREARTTLTCPDCGKPLDIRRTCHEAYMQCSACRRTFPLKQFISQMDEVMEEFLERLYADRV
- the recR gene encoding recombination mediator RecR, with translation MQRIPEPLKNLVDQLARLPGLGPKSAMRAAMTLLKWPEAEVRRLGKSVYELRDTLHLCSRCGGLSDSDPCPICADPERDETQLCLVAEWDSMLTMEEGNFYKGYYMILGGLLAPLDHSPAETLEMDRLRARLAEGRVKELILALGATAEAEATATFVKEQVSARFPEVRVTRLAQGIPLGAEVKYMDRETLRQSLRYRQAL
- the argJ gene encoding bifunctional glutamate N-acetyltransferase/amino-acid acetyltransferase ArgJ, coding for MIQIPQGFRLAAANADFRGKHLDRNDLSLAFSDVPATAAGVFTTNLFRAAPVLVSQENIKHSDEKGVRGVLFNSGQANACTGEQGRENCLRTLAMVSAALREAGENVSADELLPASTGVIGAQMLMDKWAAAVPALVASLGKVDIEGLARAMMTTDAYPKMSGRELSLSGGTVRLAGVAKGAGMICPNMATMLSLVMCDASVDPAVWRAMFRRAADATFNRVSVDGDTSTNDSLYGLANGASGVTVTEEELPLLESALTEVLGELAYMLVKDGEGATKVMHIHVTGAACDADAEKVARTVGHSQLVKTAMFGRDPNWGRIVAAAGRAGVDFDPMALRVTLCGVELFRNGRPTDLDFDALLEEPLKKVDLPLDIVLGDGKGEARLLASDLSHGYVSLNSDYRS
- the dapF gene encoding diaminopimelate epimerase; its protein translation is MKDIRFHKMHGCGNDFIFIDNREAGVSVPQMASWAVILCNRKTGIGADGLLFLDNTPADREGDFIWHFYNADGSRAEMCGNASRCASWLAVDLGLAGRKQCFGTDAGLIHAEVDVENRRARVELTHPEGMVLHTPLEADGKTWDVNFVNTGVPHAVIVCEDCDKIDVDRLGRIFRYHEHFAPKGTNVNFITVTGRDAIHVRTYERGVEGETLACGTGAAASTCIAHALGLTDACVNVTTSGKELLGIELAGDSIFLSGAVARVFTGVLDPSMFSLLKF
- the dapA gene encoding 4-hydroxy-tetrahydrodipicolinate synthase; translation: MFHGTITALLTPFKNGTIDEEAYRAHIEWQIEQGVNGVVPCGTTGESATMTHAEHESAIRICVDQVKGRVPVIAGAGSNNTVEAISLTRFAKKAGADAALLISPYYNKPTQEGIFQHFKAINDEVALPMFVYNVPGRTGSNVLPATQARMARELEHVIGCKEATANLVQISNILEQCPADYILLSGDDFTVLPTYAVGGKGVISVTANVLPDMMSALTAACERGDYEEARRLHYKLEPMNRAMFAESNPIPCKTALALMGRMQPDVRLPLCSASEKTVALLRETLASYGRI
- a CDS encoding bifunctional oligoribonuclease/PAP phosphatase NrnA, with the translated sequence MTTETTPVPEEVLSALRKHKRVLIAAHAHPDPDAMGSSLAMAWALRAIGLEALVFNEDGMAPCLKFLTLPGPVLSSLDKLPCEPDLVVCLDCGDRARLGETIQPLLDRVPTVNIDHHLANPRFGTEANWVDPGMAATGEMVAYIAKALRVTLNGAIAEALYVAISADTGNFSYGNTTPGALRLVAEMAEQGLKLSHLRECMENNWTEARLRLWGRAMQNARILEDGRLAAALITLEDLRECNASREDSEGIVEQLRRLSGVRVALMLREEEKNGKVESKASLRSSGKDNVRDVAAQFGGGGHRNAAGATLPLTAEKALTVMQPYIRFVWNRLQ
- a CDS encoding sulfatase-like hydrolase/transferase, with protein sequence MSSRRSSFAAFQPLVDIALFVFVNTALFFAARLALLYFLLPDITERGHILHALYIGLKFDARMAVFMALPLAFCLLWPRLERAVSREGASFARKALCLVTGLMAAGAMLVYVFDFGFFFYLHQHIDMGAKVFLEDPSESVRMVWQSYPVPLIVAAFAVAEALYVWLFARFLRSHAAFPIRPKMGGEGCTRKWRAFITTASLVMLFIVGYGQISSNFFPLRWSNAYFSSDKNIAILAVNPIQNLYDTRNYGKALPPNIEATREAWPRMAAYLRVPEGAEPLTYVRHFPGRAMEKRPNIVILIMESLCWERTSLAPSMPASLGPDIDPTPFLRELAPKSLYYPNFYSPTRTTARAVFTTISGVPDVNHSGGTTSRNPKLVDQSSVFNEFAGYEKYYMIGGNANWANIRGMLQHNVEDLHLLEESAWEAPNTDVWGVSDIAMFREAVDVLSGSDKPFISVIQSASFHRPYTIPDDNEGYVSPPDPSPEALAWYGYESAEEFRSLHLSDHALRRFFDKASKQPWFNDTVFVIMGDHGLNNNSTNITPAVRACNLQAWHIPLLIYAPGGQVKPGVNPAPHIQPDVLPSMAALAGLDFYTNTLGRNLFDPANDADAVAFISDTDSVHYLLEDGYVYAVRPKGDALYRLDERTPDNNARDLRAEEPERAASMRQKLMDFYYTSQYLLHNNGKDRIAAARAAAKDAGK
- the rnhA gene encoding ribonuclease HI, which encodes MKTVTIHTDGSCLGNPGPGGWAAVLTCEGSKGPARREMSGGFARTTNNRMEILAVLEALGALREPCVVELYTDSQYVAKAIKDRWLAGWLRNNWLTSAKKPVKNQDLWKRMPELLSRHEVRFHWLKGHAGHAENERCDELARTEASRKDLPEDVGFSD